From Xenopus laevis strain J_2021 chromosome 7L, Xenopus_laevis_v10.1, whole genome shotgun sequence, one genomic window encodes:
- the LOC121395562 gene encoding putative nuclease HARBI1 gives MFWVVLLAAAAASFRGDRQIMARRDRLRQPRRFRPRSVLEELSDSDVRELFRLNRQAIQALYICIAQELEPLTGRSQAIPGIVKLLAVLHFLGTGNFQPSVARVIGLSRSSFSRLLKPVLRAIVQQSPKFVCFPSTPEQWQELKTGFYNLGGMPNCIGAIDCTHILLTPPHATEEQFRNRKHTHSLNVQVVCDSHQRIMSIHSGFPGSCHDSYILRQSALFDRFQLGLMPEGWLVGDAGYGSKPWLLIPVSNPRTLAELKFNTSHIKTRGVIERTFGVLKSTFRCLSKSGGCLQYSPETVSLIIQACAVLNNLALDHGVVLETNEELPPEIPGYPALSQDSSDEGKRVRSHLITSFFQ, from the exons ATGTTTTGGGTTGTGCTTTTGGCTGCGGCTGCAGCATCTTTTAGAGGTGATAGGCAAATTATGGCAAGGAGGGACAGGCTTCGTCAGCCTAGACGGTTTCGACCACGCTCTGTACTAGAAGAGCTGAGTGACTCTGATGTCAGGGAGTTGTTCCGTCTGAATAGGCAAGCTATACAAGCTTTGTATATTTGCATAGCTCAGGAACTCGAGCCACTGACTGGTCGCTCACAGGCTATTCCAGGCATAGTTAAATTGCTGGCAGTTTTGCATTTCCTTGGTACAGGCAATTTTCAGCCATCTGTTGCAAGGGTGATTGGGCTAAGTCGCTCTTCGTTTTCTCGACTTTTGAAACCTGTCTTGAGAGCTATAGTGCAACAGTCCCCAAAATTTGTCTGTTTCCCATCAACCCCAGAACAGTGGCAGGAATTGAAAACTGGTTTTTATAACCTAGGAGGCATGCCCAATTGCATTGGTGCAATAGACTGCACACACATTTTATTAACACCTCCTCATGCTACTGAAGAACAATTTCGGAACAGGAAGCATACACATTCGTTGAATGTCCAGGTTGTTTGTGACTCCCATCAACGGATTATGAGTATTCACTCTGGTTTTCCCGGGAGCTGTCACGACTCATACATTTTACGGCAGTCAGCTCTGTTTGACCGTTTTCAGCTTGGACTCATGCCAGAGGGCTGGTTGGTTG GAGATGCAGGATACGGAAGTAAACCCTGGCTTCTGATTCCTGTATCTAATCCCAGGACACTGGCGGAACTAAAATTTAATACATCCCACATAAAGACAAGAGGAGTTATTGAGCGGACCTTTGGAGTCCTCAAATCTACTTTCCGTTGTCTTTCTAAATCTGGTGGATGCCTGCAGTATTCTCCAGAAACGGTTTCTCTGATAATTCAGGCATGTGCGGTTCTGAACAATCTGGCTTTGGATCATGGAGTGGTTCTGGAAACTAATGAGGAACTTCCTCCTGAAATTCCCGGTTACCCTGCACTTTCCCAAGATTCAAGTGATGAAGGGAAACGTGTGAGATCGCATCTCATCACATCATTTTTCCAGT GA